A portion of the Maniola hyperantus chromosome 24, iAphHyp1.2, whole genome shotgun sequence genome contains these proteins:
- the LOC117993661 gene encoding snRNA-activating protein complex subunit 4-like produces MSDLDESEFDSDEESELQDLEKINIAIAELDNEEPKPGTSASVSHGASTSVASICSVTSSHGEYSKLSKVETALALNRMLDEKLRKLEALLQSRLLECCRRLAKVNVVCKPNRSGRTKFSYGIFGKPYFKDSRGFPAPDNEDTILMKESQMYDFSNIASAVEWTVKDKCHLTMLIHKLSKDMKKKRLNSQTLALQREDKNMKTTKNNKIISELKREIANVNKEPLKTLALLIDEEYDWDYIANKMQNRHSPNEYRALWKLFLHPSINKSVWTKSEHLSLQKIAFEKEFQDWDAIAQELGTGRTNYQCFVYFRTNINNTFTSRKWTREEEKYLLRLIDYYREENYIPWGKVAASMENRTKVQVYNKYARLSEERKGRFLPEEDSVILTCVNKFGQNFRKITEYLQGRSVTQCRDRHHVLTKREYSAVWTVGEDQKLVRLMANQDASTNFSTLAQYFPGKNRVHIRTRYLILRRWMRRNPNVDVKYAPRRGPRRLEHGKSTDDLNRAIENLKKRLEAEVIDKKKSMITKDSPEEVIDDAIVALVAKENTRKMEAQNLLLEEQGTEVVSGGETRNCDITVLRNILILLKAKLNKQKFKNSPFRNTYSGLLDSEPGSSTIQVRSYSKKNAVKNIQMAKVDIWGNALKGQLSYLLPPHYATITGCKQLILHYINSETDSQESKHMNVLIRKNMMFREQIDLLMERFNSLFLWPMHLSNVSPEDCKITNAENNIVPSPSKPAKKLIIFQKEDYDIALPQNTKLRKIEKIDSEDIDLKESEDTHKIEIDESYFDFIP; encoded by the coding sequence atGAGTGATTTGGACGAAAGTGAGTTTGATAGTGACGAGGAAAGCGAATTGCAAGATTTGGAGAAAATTAACATTGCAATAGCAGAATTGGATAATGAGGAACCCAAACCCGGCACGAGTGCTTCCGTATCTCATGGAGCCTCTACATCTGTCGCGAGTATCTGCAGTGTCACTTCGAGTCACGGGGAGTATTCCAAATTATCCAAAGTCGAAACTGCCTTAGCGCTCAATAGAATGTTGGATGAAAAATTACGAAAACTTGAAGCTTTACTGCAATCACGACTGCTCGAGTGCTGCCGAAGATTAGCCAAAGTCAATGTAGTCTGTAAGCCAAACAGGTCAGGCCGAACAAAGTTCAGTTATGGAATTTTTGGGAAGCCATACTTTAAGGACAGTCGCGGTTTCCCCGCCCCTGACAATGAGGATACCATATTGATGAAGGAATCTCAGATGTACGACTTCTCCAACATAGCCTCCGCTGTCGAATGGACTGTGAAAGACAAGTGCCATCTCACCATGCTTATACACAAGTTGTCAAAAGATATGAAAAAGAAACGATTAAATTCACAAACACTAGCTTTACAACGTGAAGACAAAAACATGAAAACAACAAAGAATAATAAGATAATATCTGAGCTCAAAAGGGAGATTGCTAATGTCAATAAAGAACCCCTCAAGACATTAGCTCTTCTGATAGATGAGGAGTATGACTGGGATTACATTGCTAACAAGATGCAAAATAGGCACAGCCCTAATGAATATAGAGCTCTATGGAAACTATTTCTACATCCATctataaataaatctgtttgGACCAAATCAGAACACCTATCTTTGCAAAAAATTGCCTTTGAAAAGGAGTTTCAAGACTGGGATGCTATAGCTCAGGAGCTAGGCACCGGCAGAACCAACTATCAGTGTTTTGTTTACTTCCGCACTAACATAAACAACACCTTTACAAGTCGAAAATGGACTAGAGAGGAAGAAAAATACCTGTTGCGGTTAATAGACTATTATAGAGAAGAGAACTATATTCCATGGGGAAAAGTTGCAGCCTCGATGGAAAACAGGACAAAAGTACAGGTTTATAACAAGTATGCTCGCCTCTCAGAAGAGAGAAAAGGCCGATTTCTTCCCGAGGAAGATTCTGTTATACTTACTTGCGTCAATAAGTTTGGGCAAAATTTCAGAAAGATAACTGAATATCTCCAGGGACGATCCGTAACTCAGTGTCGGGATAGACACCATGTCTTAACCAAAAGAGAATATTCAGCAGTTTGGACTGTTGGTGAAGATCAGAAATTAGTACGGCTGATGGCCAACCAGGATGCATCTACTAATTTTTCAACTTTGGCTCAATATTTTCCAGGAAAAAATAGAGTACACATTAGAACAAGATACCTAATTTTACGTAGATGGATGAGAAGAAACCCTAATGTGGATGTCAAGTATGCTCCGAGGCGCGGCCCTAGGCGTTTAGAACATGGAAAGTCTACTGATGATCTCAATAGGGCTATAGAGAATTTGAAAAAACGTTTAGAAGCTGAAGTGATTGATAAGAAGAAGTCAATGATAACAAAAGATTCACCCGAGGAAGTGATAGACGATGCTATAGTAGCTCTCGTCGCTAAAGAAAACACTAGGAAGATGGAAGCACAAAACTTACTATTAGAGGAACAGGGCACTGAGGTTGTGAGTGGAGGAGAAACCAGGAATTGTGATATTACAGTTCTACGAAATATACTTATTTTGCTGAAAGCAAAATTGAATaagcaaaagtttaaaaatagtcCATTTCGTAATACATACAGTGGCCTACTAGATTCCGAACCTGGATCGAGCACCATTCAAGTCAGGTCATATTCAAAGAAAAATGCAGTCAAAAATATCCAAATGGCTAAGGTAGACATTTGGGGAAATGCCTTAAAAGGCCAGTTGTCGTATCTACTTCCACCGCATTATGCAACAATCACTGGCTGCAAACAATTAATATTGCATTACATCAACTCTGAAACAGACAGCCAAGAATCAAAACATATGAATGTTCTCATTagaaaaaatatgatgtttagGGAGCAAATCGATCTTTTGATGGAACGTTTTAATTCCTTATTCCTCTGGCCGATGCATCTGTCAAATGTGTCGCCAGAAGATTGTAAGATAACAAATgcagaaaataatattgtgCCATCACCATCAAAACCTGCCAAaaagttaattatttttcagaaaGAAGACTACGACATTGCATTGCCACAAAATACTAAGTTGCGTAAGATAGAAAAAATCGATAGCGAAGATATAGATTTGAAGGAGTCCGAAGATACCcacaaaattgaaattgatgAAAGTTATTTTGACTTCATTCCGTAG